A genome region from Leptospira terpstrae serovar Hualin str. LT 11-33 = ATCC 700639 includes the following:
- a CDS encoding methylated-DNA--[protein]-cysteine S-methyltransferase: MDANHKHYEIIKNSIEYVLEHFEDQPHLDQLAERVSLSPFHFQRVFRTWAGVSPKEFLQFVTVSHAKRLLKESTLLDTTYSLGLSGTGRLHDLFVKLEAMTPGEYKRGGEGLILQYEVFPSPFGNILIVSSERGIQSLQFIDSYEKGILEMKKEFPYADWKEGESSEHQKLRDYFQRFMIPKTPIPLYVYGTEFQLKVWKSLLKIPLGNLCTYGDVAESIGQTSAQRAVGTAIGKNPIAYLIPCHRVIQTSGLFGGYRWDPNRKRMIIAWEQSKLVSPNNE; encoded by the coding sequence GTGGATGCAAATCACAAACACTACGAAATCATCAAAAACTCTATCGAATATGTATTGGAACACTTTGAAGACCAACCCCATTTGGATCAGTTGGCCGAAAGAGTTTCTCTCAGTCCCTTTCATTTTCAAAGGGTATTTCGAACCTGGGCCGGTGTTTCCCCCAAAGAATTTTTACAATTTGTCACAGTTTCGCACGCCAAACGATTGTTAAAAGAATCCACACTTTTAGATACAACTTACTCTTTAGGACTTTCGGGAACAGGACGATTACATGATCTTTTTGTTAAATTAGAAGCAATGACCCCAGGAGAATACAAACGGGGAGGGGAAGGACTCATTCTACAATATGAAGTATTTCCTTCTCCGTTTGGTAACATTTTAATTGTATCTTCTGAAAGGGGAATCCAATCACTGCAGTTTATAGATTCATATGAGAAAGGGATCCTGGAAATGAAAAAAGAATTTCCTTATGCAGATTGGAAGGAAGGGGAATCATCAGAACACCAAAAATTAAGAGACTACTTCCAAAGATTTATGATCCCCAAAACTCCCATCCCTTTATATGTTTATGGAACGGAATTCCAATTAAAAGTTTGGAAATCTTTATTAAAAATTCCACTAGGTAATCTTTGTACTTATGGGGACGTGGCCGAATCCATTGGGCAAACATCGGCTCAAAGAGCCGTGGGGACAGCCATCGGGAAAAATCCAATTGCGTATCTTATTCCTTGCCATCGTGTCATCCAAACATCAGGTCTGTTTGGTGGTTATCGGTGGGATCCAAACCGAAAACGAATGATCATTGCCTGGGAACAGTCTAAACTTGTCTCACCAAACAATGAATAG